Proteins from a single region of Aythya fuligula isolate bAytFul2 chromosome 3, bAytFul2.pri, whole genome shotgun sequence:
- the SF3B5 gene encoding splicing factor 3B subunit 5 translates to MTDRYTIHSQLEHLQSKYIGTGHADTTKWEWLVNQHRDSYCSYMGHFDLLNYFAIAENESKARVRFNLMEKMLQPCGPPADKPDES, encoded by the coding sequence ATGACGGACCGGTACACCATCCACAGCCAGCTGGAGCACCTGCAGTCCAAGTACATCGGCACCGGGCATGCCGACACCACCAAGTGGGAGTGGCTGGTCAACCAGCACCGCGACTCCTACTGCTCCTACATGGGCCACTTCGACCTGCTCAACTACTTCGCCATCGCCGAGAACGAGAGCAAGGCGCGGGTCCGCTTCAACCTGATGGAGAAGATGCTGCAGCCCTGCGGGCCGCCCGCCGACAAGCCCGACGAGTCCTAG